The Curtobacterium herbarum genome contains the following window.
CCGCCACCAAGGTGGCGCTACTCAGAGAACGATGCTTCGCATGCTCGAAGCTATCGGCTACTCGGTACAGATTCATCGGCTTTCCCCCCACCAATTTGGCATACCGCAGATCCGCGAACGAGCATACTTCGTCGGCTCACTCGACGGCCTCAATCATTTCAGTTGGCCAACTCCCGAAACCACCTCTACGGACATCCGGATGGTATTGCGTGAGATCCCGACTGACGCCCGGCAAATTCCAGATCAGACTTCTCGAGCCATTGATATGTGGGGCGATTTTTTAAATCGCGCCCCTGAGGATCTAAAGCTTCCGTCGTTCCCGATCTGGTCTATGGAATTTGGGGCGACTTACCCGTATGAAGACAGAACTCCCGCGTCACTCTGGGAATCAGTAGGTTCCGAGGCACTCGACGCATTTCAGGGCACGTTCGGCACGCCACTCTTAGGTTTGCGCCGCGAGGAGCAGCACGAACACTTACCAAGCCACGCGCGACGGAGTGCGGACCTCGAGTTTCCAGTTTGGAAAAAGACGTTCATTGCTCAGAATCGGAAGTTCTTCCTGGACAACCATAGCTGGCTTCAAGACTGGTTGAACGAATGGCAGCCGTGGAACCTGCCATCGAGTCTACAAAAGTTCGAGTGGAACGCGCAAGGCGCAGAGCGCGACATTGACAACTACGTGGTCCAGATCAGAGCTTCCGGGGTCAGAGTGAAACGGACGAACACTGCGCCGAGCCTGATCGCCATGACTCAAACTCAGGTACCAATTCTCGGTAAGAACTTGACTGGGCGGCGTCGCTACATGACTCCCGCAGAATGCGCCGAGCTACAAAGTTTAGGAGCCATCAAACTGCCTAACGCAAGCCAGAGTGCTTATAAAGCTCTGGGTAACGCCGTGAACGCTCGAGTTGTGAACAAGATTGCCGAGCGATTGATTGACTTGAATAAAATGGAGCATGCAGAGCTTTCTGACTCCTACGTGCGCCACGCTGCAGCCTAACGAACAGGCTTGAAGGTTCTACTAGCACATTCAATTTATCGTGGCGATGATTGGAATTACGAGTATCAAGGGGAAGCAAATGGCACGAATCAAGGAAATACGGATGTTGCCTCCCGGTTCGCGAATTCATCCTACCGAGCCCCGATGGAGCTGCGAGAAGTTGCAGCGCAGGGAGGGAAACGATTCGTCCAGATCACGACGCTCGGTTCTTCAGATCGCGCTTCTCACGAAAAACAAAGCCAGACCATACAACTCGATGCGGAAGCAGCTGACGCCCTAGTCCGATTTATCCGAAGCACCTTTGCGGATTCCGCAATCTAACGTTCAAGTAACTTCTCGTCAACCGAGGTGAAAGTACGGCCGCGCTTAGACAGCACCTCGTCCAGATCAACTTCGAACGCGACAGCCCGAAGCGCAGGCGACTGCTGACCGAGGATGCGAGGAACGTCTGTCATTAGCAATGCACGACAGCCCCCGTCTTGCAGGTCGAACTTCCATTCACGTAAAGCCTGCAGGTCACCGCTCATAACACGCAGGCTTTTGTCCATGAGATGACTTCGTGAGCTTGCGTCTACACGCCCGACAGTTGCGTCCATTAGATCGCCTATGCTCAATCCGCTTGACGAAGAATAAATCCGCAGAGACAGCAGCCACCCGTCGTGCAAACGCGTCTCGACCTGCCGTTGTCGAAGATGGTGCACTGCTGATTCATGGAGAGTGGTCTTCACCTCTACCGCGCACTCCCCTGTTTCGAAATCTAACAGCGCACGGGTCGACGGATGCCACGCGGCAATCCAGCGCTGAGGGTCGTACGAGTTGTGTATAGCCCACAATTCACCCCACAGCCCTACCGCACTCTCAACGCTAGCCCCCTGGCCCTCGACGAAGAGGATGCTGAAGCGCACTACAATGGCCAGCACCTCTTTCAATGTGCAACCCGGAGGAGCTATTTCAGCTAGAACTTCGACTAAGTAACAGAATTCTGAGAGCAAACCGACGGAATCCTGCATAAGACAGACCGCAATGAACGAACCGTGTTGCTCCGTTTGATCAGTACGGATCCTCAGACCGCGACGAGCTCCGACAGACACCGCAGCTCCAACGAAGGCATCGGCAGCCTCAATCTGACTGCTACTCGGGCCGATGAGCACCCAGTAGCGACTCTGTTTATCAACAGCCAAGAACAGGTCGTCTCGCCCGGGCCACCGCACGCCGTTGAAGGACCCAGATGCCGCCGCCGAAGAGGGTTTCTTGAGGATCCTCATCATGTTTTCGGCATTGCCGCTGACCATCAGGGCAGCACCTCCAGCACGACGTTCTTTCTGTGGTCCGACGGTACCCAAACTGCGAACCACACAACACGATCTGACTCCGGAGCCGAGAACGGCGCATCAGTGACTTTGAAGGCTCGCACGTGAAGAGTCGGGTTTCCCGCGTGAACCGACCGATCCCCGGTGTAAGTCAACTTGCTGATATCCTCACTCCCCACCTTCGCTGGGGAACGACCAGTGAAGACGTTCGTCGCTAGTCCCGAGGCGGTTCGGCCAGTCTGCGATTGCGAATCCAAAGAGTCTATGAACACTACGTCAACCTCCTGCTCTTCGGGAAGTGACGAAAGCCACGCGCAGATGGCGGTCACAGTGAGATGATCGTTTCCTTCCACACTCAGCGACAAGAGAAACCTGACGACGTCTTCCGAATTTCGACCAGCCGCGAAGGTTGTAATCGGCCGATTCATTCGCTCGTCCTTGAAGCGCGATTCAGGAAGAACCTGTCGCACGTCCTTCAACTCACCCCCTAGCTCCCACATGAAAGCTTCGGCAAGTTCCAAGTTACTCGACGATTGAGTTGAAGTTTTCGGCAAATTTCGCTGCTGCACCCATCCCTCTTTGAAATCGAGATTCACAGTACTACGGCCTATAACATTTGATCGGACAAGTTGCTTCATGCCGCCGCTCAGCAAGAATGATCTTCTCCACTCGGACAGCGGTCGCCCACTGTGTTCCCGGAGCGCGCGATGAAGAACGCCTTCATCCTTCACGTATTCGCCGTACGCTATTCGGACCTCGGGTTGCAAGTAGATACGAATGCCAGTCGCATAGGAGCGGCGGTAACCGAAGAATCGAGCCCTTTGTTGCAAGGTGTCCGGAGTAAGAGCCTTTGGCCGCGGCATGTACGTGGTTACAAGCCCCTCCACCGTAAAACCTCGGTCAAGCTTCTGCCCTCCGACGAGAATCCAGAACCGCTTCGCTCCCCAGTCAACCTCCTCGCCGCCCGAGTTCACGACCACGAGTCGGACGTCGCCGCACACGTCTTCAAGGTGTGACCAGAGTTCCTCAAAGGTCGGGATGTCTGGCCAAGTTTTCGAAAGATCTTTCCATGTCATTTCAAAAGACTCTCGAGTAGTGCTCTCGTTGTCGGCGACGAGGGCCTGCCAACTCGAAATGAGCCCCTGCACCCATTCCGCATAAATGTCGTGCCGATCACGGTACTGCGAGGCCTGTATCAACATCGAACGGTTAACGAGCGCCTCCTCGGCTTCCGCAACAGCGCAGACGAGGAGAAACGATCTGACCGCTTCCTGAAGTGATTCGGGTGCCTCATCGTCATCAAATTCTTCTTCGATGTCCGGAATATCTCGCAGTAAATTGGTTTTTTCCTCGAAGAAGAACTCGCCGCCGGTATAAGAGTCTCCAGTAGTCAACACCTTCGCGTAGTCAGGGTTCAACTGGTCCGCAATCGCCATCAGGAGATTAGCTTGCGGCGTTGCCGTATATTGTAGGAAAGAATGGAACGGAAGGGCACCACGCAACTTGGCAATAGACGCATAGGTACCGCTCTCATCGGTCAGCCCTTTTTTAGGTTGGACGCCGCTTTAGTGTTCAAGGTCGCCTGGTCAGCCTCGTCGTCAATAACGAGTACCGGTATGTCCACGAGCGCGACTTGTGACATCACTTCAGCCAACGCACTCAGCCGTTGGTGATGCTTGAGTACGGTGATTACCAAAGTCGGTTGCTTTTTCGGCTTTTGCCCGTTCTTAAATGCACGCCATGCCGCCACTGCCTGGTCGACAGCTAACTTGTTCGCAATTGAGGGGTTGGACATGTGAGTCCACGTAGCGTGAGCTTTCAACACGCCAAGCTGGAGGTCTCGACGAAGCCTGTCCTCGGACTGGGCTTTTAGGTTACCGGTAGTGCCCGTAAGGAGGATGACGACGCCAAAGCCGTTGTCGCGGGCCAACGTCGTCACCGTCGTAAACGAAAGCGTCTTGCCGGATTGCACTCGGCCCACGGCTAAAAGTGCGCTTTGTTGTGCAGACAAGTGGGGGTCGACACAATTTCCGAGAATCTCTCTTGCTTCGCCAACAACGCTTGCTGCCGCCGTCTCGGAAAAGCCTCCCTCGACGCTCCGGCGGACGAATGAAGTGGTAGCAGGTCCGACAATCGGCGCCCACCGCATTTGGCCTTCACCCTCCAGGCCAATGCCCTCAACGGGCTCTAGATCGCTATTCATTTGACATCTTCCAATTCGATTGACTGGCCTAACATCTTATTCAAGTGATGCAGGAAAATAGAAACCTTCACGCCGGCCTGCTTTGACATGACGTATGCTGATCCGATGGCGCCAGCGAAAGCAA
Protein-coding sequences here:
- a CDS encoding DNA cytosine methyltransferase, translating into MNHETPRFKFIDLFAGLGGFHVALSQLGGQAVFAAEWEPSLNALYRDNFGIEPWGDVSELNSDAVILDTVPDHDVLTAGFPCQPFSKAGEQLGFEHTLQGQLFFHVHDILKSKQPQYFILENVPNILRHQGGATQRTMLRMLEAIGYSVQIHRLSPHQFGIPQIRERAYFVGSLDGLNHFSWPTPETTSTDIRMVLREIPTDARQIPDQTSRAIDMWGDFLNRAPEDLKLPSFPIWSMEFGATYPYEDRTPASLWESVGSEALDAFQGTFGTPLLGLRREEQHEHLPSHARRSADLEFPVWKKTFIAQNRKFFLDNHSWLQDWLNEWQPWNLPSSLQKFEWNAQGAERDIDNYVVQIRASGVRVKRTNTAPSLIAMTQTQVPILGKNLTGRRRYMTPAECAELQSLGAIKLPNASQSAYKALGNAVNARVVNKIAERLIDLNKMEHAELSDSYVRHAAA
- a CDS encoding PD-(D/E)XK motif protein, with protein sequence MVSGNAENMMRILKKPSSAAASGSFNGVRWPGRDDLFLAVDKQSRYWVLIGPSSSQIEAADAFVGAAVSVGARRGLRIRTDQTEQHGSFIAVCLMQDSVGLLSEFCYLVEVLAEIAPPGCTLKEVLAIVVRFSILFVEGQGASVESAVGLWGELWAIHNSYDPQRWIAAWHPSTRALLDFETGECAVEVKTTLHESAVHHLRQRQVETRLHDGWLLSLRIYSSSSGLSIGDLMDATVGRVDASSRSHLMDKSLRVMSGDLQALREWKFDLQDGGCRALLMTDVPRILGQQSPALRAVAFEVDLDEVLSKRGRTFTSVDEKLLER
- a CDS encoding Z1 domain-containing protein is translated as MAIADQLNPDYAKVLTTGDSYTGGEFFFEEKTNLLRDIPDIEEEFDDDEAPESLQEAVRSFLLVCAVAEAEEALVNRSMLIQASQYRDRHDIYAEWVQGLISSWQALVADNESTTRESFEMTWKDLSKTWPDIPTFEELWSHLEDVCGDVRLVVVNSGGEEVDWGAKRFWILVGGQKLDRGFTVEGLVTTYMPRPKALTPDTLQQRARFFGYRRSYATGIRIYLQPEVRIAYGEYVKDEGVLHRALREHSGRPLSEWRRSFLLSGGMKQLVRSNVIGRSTVNLDFKEGWVQQRNLPKTSTQSSSNLELAEAFMWELGGELKDVRQVLPESRFKDERMNRPITTFAAGRNSEDVVRFLLSLSVEGNDHLTVTAICAWLSSLPEEQEVDVVFIDSLDSQSQTGRTASGLATNVFTGRSPAKVGSEDISKLTYTGDRSVHAGNPTLHVRAFKVTDAPFSAPESDRVVWFAVWVPSDHRKNVVLEVLP